In Anoplopoma fimbria isolate UVic2021 breed Golden Eagle Sablefish chromosome 15, Afim_UVic_2022, whole genome shotgun sequence, the genomic window TCCAGAACGGTAGCTACAGATGCCACTGTGGAGGTTAAGCTCGTCTTTGCCCATTAACTGCGGCAGCCCGGCTCTTCATTCTTGTGGTTTCTGGTTTCCGATTTCCGTCTTGTGTGCGAGAGAGTGTGGACATGCTTCCTCTGAGGCTTTTGGACGGTGTTGTTGGCCCGAGGTGTCTCTAACTACGTAGGCAGACCACAGGCCGAATCAGCTTACACCACAGCGAGAGCAGGCCGGTTGTGCAGGGAGCCGTGTGAGCGctagcttcacacacacacacacacacacacacacacacacacacacacacacacacacacacacacacacacacacacacacacacattaagctgcaaacacaaaaatcaaTGCTTAGAGTGTGTGTTAATTCATAAAACACTGACTAGCttaagtgtatttttctttgtttctggtcGATGTGTTGATGATCTTTCAGCGTCATCTTCCATTCCCCAACTACACTGTGTCCATCTGTTTGTCCTCAGTGCTCCTCCGGTTTGAGAGCTCTTGGatttatcaataatgaaaatgttgttttctctgtttccgTTTCTTTCCCACCCTCAaccctcccttttttctccacctttcctccatttctctctgcagcctttCATGTCACCACGGTATCCAGGTGGACCGCGCCCCGCACTCCGAATGCCAAATCAGGTACATGagcaggtttcttttttgtgtttggcATTTCTTAGTCACTGTTGAGTATCTGTGTTGCCAAGGGTGAAGGTGTGTCAGTATTTCAATCGGTTTTCCATGTCTGGTCTCTCCTCAGCCTCCGGGGGAATCCCTGGATCTCAGCCGCTCCTGCCAAACAGTTTGGACCCTACAAGACCGCAAGGTGAGGCTGGTACAGCTCTCGTAGTCGAAATCCTGGTTCCCCATTATGaaatatgttcattttgtaTAGTAGATGTTGTCTATAATAGATGATGACTCTACTAGGGCTGTaatgaataattattttcatgattgattcatcttgAGTAATTCTTTAACTGAACAATTACTTTACTAGTattttgttttctccaaaaaGAACAGTACTGACGACAATgtgatataaatatgaatatgttcaTTCTTAATAAATCATTCTAGGCCTCATCATTCATCATAccgtttacttttttatgtatatttttcataCTGACTGTGAAACCagtttttcagtctttttgataataaaaaagtttttacaaAGTGTTCAATTTAACTTGTTGAACCCTGTTAAAGCCCAAAATAAGGATAAAAGCCCATCTCAAGTTCCCAGAGCTTCCAAAATcgtgtttgtgtgaataaaagtataaaataaaaaaagattcagtaACCTCATCCAAAGTTTCAAATCCTCATATTGGAcaaatatttctcatttttagttttttgcttaaatgaataatcaatttatatctattatttgttaaatgaaTTATCTCACAAGTCATACCAcccaaaacatttgtatttttgtacaaaTTCAGTTCCTCTTTCCTGTGTGGATTGAGTACTCGTGGGTGTGTCTGGCTCAGTGAGGGGTCCGTGGTGATTTTGGCTGCAGATTACATCTTCAGGGGCCAGCGGGTTACGACTAATGGGATTAGGATGAAGCATTGTCTGCGGCACGTCTCAATTCGTGACTTTAAGAGAGTAGCCATATGTGGATTTACACGAACACCGGTGTGTTATGTGATGTGCGTCTCAGTCAGTGTgtgactctgtctgtctgctcttgCAGGACATCCTAACATGGGTGGACCAATGAGAATGAACCCTCCCAGAGGAATGGCCATGGGCCCACAGGTATGAGCCTGAAAacacaacgacacacacacgtttattcatttaataatgaatGTCAATTTGACTCTTGTTAAGATTAGACAGGGgtacttttgttactttaagaGTTCTATTATTGTATCTTAACTGTTATCACGtttaacacttttatttattcttatgaAATGTATATGACTGTCTTTGTAGGTTCGGTTGCTCTAACAGGCAAGATTGTCTATTTTCTTGAATTCTAGTTCCTCCTGTATACTCATCAGAACAGTCcaggcttgtttgtttttccgtGATAAATGTGTGATACTAGAAAATGTGGCACAAAAATCGAATCCAAATTCAAGAATTAGATTCTCTAAAATCAACTGTAACATGAATATTGCTGAAAATCAATAATGGCGTCTTGTTGAATGTTCtaacaatgtttttaacaaatgtcTTACAGAATTATGGCGGTATGAGGCCTCCTCCAAACTCCATGGGCGGCCCCATGCCAGGAATGAACATGTAAGTTAAACTATCTCATACATCTCGTCACATAGAATGACTCTTTGTGTCTTATTGGAGGTTAATctttgcttttaattatttatgttgcCTTTTCAATTGACACCATTtcatcttttgtcatttttctctcttcccttttattcttctcttccttctcttgcTGTTTTGCCTCAGGGGTCCCGGAGGAAGAGGGCCTTGGCCAGGACCTAATGCTAACTCTGTGAGTCAGAAAGCCTTTGTCCTTTATACATGACCACATAAAGATGTTGGgcaaagagaggggaaaagacCTTCAGTGCCATGCAATTACTGTTCAAACAGcacagcaaaatgaaaatgttatgcATATGATGTCCAGAGACTTGTCGATTTTGCTCTGTAATTCGTTGTCTTCTTACACAAATTGTCCATCAGTCAGTTTAATCAAGAGATACTTGTGACTACTGTTCCTCTTTTCCAAGGCAGTTTCCCGAAAGGACATTTAAAGGGATATTTACAgcaaaaactgttaaataaaaatctgaCTTGAGACTGAAATCGGCTTACTTCATCGGTGCAGTCTGCACATTTATAAGGTCACTAAAGTAACGGGTtttgcaggactgttgtattgGATTGTAAAGTGTTCCTCTTATTTTTCTCCACACTGTATCGATTCACATTCTCTATCCTCTGACACTcagattgtctgtttcttctttcccCCTGCAGATAGCATACTCCTCCTCATCTCCAGGAAACTATGTGGTGAGTTCAAATCTGTCAGAAACCAGAGCAGCTCTCCAGCATACATTTAGAATTTAATTCATGTTCTGTTGAGTGTAATTTTAACCTCTATCACCGATTGTTCCCCACCAGGGTCCTCCAGGCGGAGGAGGTCCACCTGGAACACCCATCATGCCCAGCCCAGGTGGTGCGTCACCTAATTATGTCCCCAGCTCTAACACTTGTGTCACAAATAGACCTTTCTCTCGTTATTTTTCTCACTAAACAAGCATGAACGTGTTCCCTTATCAACCAATTATCAGTGTTTTCATGtctattttacatttcagtatttcatttgtttgattaaatCTTTGTGGTAAGTGATCAACATTATCTCTATATCATGAaactaaagtttattttttgtttatttcctcaGATTCTACCAACTCCAGTGAAAACATCTATACAATGATGAATCCTATCGGACCGGGCGGCAACAGACCCAACGTGAGTCTCACATAAATGGATCTGTAATGTTGTTTCAAAGGTTTAACTTTCCAGGCTTGTAACGGTTCAGGAAACTGCAGATTGATTTCAGGGTTTCAATTATGAATGTTATCGTAATGATTAAAATTACACAGCCTTTCCCACAAGTCCAGCTTAAATGGGGTCTCTAACCACATCACTGGGCACCAGTACAACTCAAACgataaagaaatgtaatgctGCCACAATCGACTGGAAATGAACCAGGGAggataaattaaataatctaCTTCGCCCCGAGCTGTAAAAACCACAGAGGtcaaacatgcaaaataatATAGCAGTCATTTATAAAGCTTGCTCTTCATCTTGTCACCAGTTCCCTATGGGACCTGGGCCTGACGGGCCAATGGGAGCTATGGGAGCCATGGAGCCTCACCACATGAACGGATCACTAGGTGAGTTTAAACACAGTTGTGCTTTACAAAGTATAACTAAAACAGTGCTTTATTTTTGAGCAAGTTTACCTTGAAATACAATTGAGCTATTTCTTTCCCTTCCTCAGGGTCTGGGGATATGGACGGGTTGCcaaaggtgagaaaaaaaatcggATTTCCAGTGACTTCTTGTTTGCTGAATGTTCTTGTGTTTAGAATCTATGCTTTCTACAGTTCACTGATGCTGTTTTTAGGAAGTAGTCTGATCAAATTGTTTCgccctctcttcctccagagctcccCTAATAACATGGGGGGCATGAACAATCCTCCTGGAACGCCGAGAGACGACGGCGAAATGGGCGGAAACTTCTTGAACCCATTCCAAAGCGAAAGTGTAAGTAGAGCGAGTGACTGGCATCTCACGACCCTTAACAGTTATCCTTGACCTCATGACAAACCAGTGCAAGAATGCAAGCAGAGGGTTCAcctcatttttttcaatatcgATCTCAGACTATGAACAgtttgtctctcttctcttttttgtttttatttatttattgctgtatCGGTTAGTCTAACACTTCATATTATCTGAGCAGAGAAGGCAGCAGTGTTTCTTTTCAACAGACACTTCTTCTAAAGAGGCCCGACTTTGTTTGTCAGCAATTAAAGAGATGCTTATAAGAAGTGCAATAGTCAAAAAGACGTTTGGAGTAGATGTCCTCACTTATCCAAAATGTTATATCCAATTAGTCACTAACTGGTGGAAAACCTAGCCAAACCCAACAAggtcattttaataaaaggaGAACCGATCCAAGGAAATCAGATCCTGTTGGAATAGACCGGTGAATAAGAACCACATAAAGAGAGACCACTAACAAAGGTCCAAACCAAGCCAACCTGTGTAAACATCTAGTTTCAAGTGCAGCACTCCTGCTTAAAGTCTTAACACTCTATAAATGTGGGAAACAGCACTAtaaatttgaaatgtaaaactagCTACACTGTGCCTGAAGCGCACAACAGCAAAGTAATTGAACAGAATAGTAATAAGAAAAATAGGGCTGTAAAGAATATCTGATGTTCTGCTTGCATTGTAGCCGTTTACTAATCACTTAAAAATGCATTGAATATGCATTGTATACCCTCTGTATCAGTGATGGGCTGATGGACTCAGTTGCGTAgtctgtttcatttatttgttgtatcCAAGGGCAAATGTTCCCAGCAACAGGTGGAGGGGCGGACTGTGTGCCTTGCATTGTGTAAGATTGTGACGGTCTCTTAACCTCGGCCTGGAAAGCCACGGGGCGCACAGCCTGGAATTAAAGTTGAGCTCTAATACTTTGATTCAACGGGTCAGCTGTACAGCTAGGAATCATTaggatatttcaaaataagagctctTATTAGTTATTTCTCACTTGGGGGCAGACATTCTGTATGCTCGGAATTAAACCAAAGTTTCTAAATGTGAAATAAGTTTAGGCAGCTGAATACAACATTTgcctgatttaaaacaaaattcagAATGACTAAATCTCTTGTTTTAAGAATAAGTAAATATGTCTATTAGTTTAACTATTTCTGGTGCTCTGTGCTAATTTAAAGTCTGGTCTGTACCAGAAGATCAGTCCTCCCAATCCCAGTCCTAATCGTCAGAAATATGACTGAATTATTATAGTATTGATTACTTGCATCAGGTGTATTAGAGCCTTGTTGAATTAAGTCTGTGCTTCTTCTAGCTTTGCAGGGCTGGGTCTGAGCGCCCTCTGGTGTTTACATGTTGTCAGTGACATATCCACTCATCTGtgccctcctctcccctcccctccctctctctcttttcagtaTTCACCCAACATGACGATGAgtgtgtgattttattattttttccttttttttgtattttcctttattccctcccccccccatATTTTGTACCCCTgcacctgattttttttttcttccttcaatTCAATCCTTACTTGACCTCGGATTGGACCCGCTcccctcctcacacacacacacacacacaccctctgcccccaaccaaccaaccaaccaaacaCCCACCGACACGGGATCCGCTATCTCCCACCTTTCCTCTTCTTACTCGGGAACTCTATGGCCACACAGCCTTCTGGGACGGCCCTTGAGCATGCTGGGACTCTAATTAAGACGGGCCCTCCTGGAGCATGCAAGATGGCCGCCGGTCTGAATAGGAAGCAGTCACAGAGCAACAGGAAGAGCCTCCTCTCTGACTCTGGCCCCGGACTCCCTGGCTTCCTGTCAGGTTCTAGACAATGAGCAAGGGGAGGAGGACaaacggagaggaggagggagagaggagaccggATCACACAGAGTTCGGTCTTTTAGCAGCTGCCTGGAAGCTTCTCAACCACGACTTTGGACTTTTTTTcgtaattttatttttagtttctgtTCCTCCCGACGGATTCAGTTAAGGGTTGGACGAAACGACCCCTTTCCCCCCCACATTGTTTACtctgtgtgtacatttttaacagAGATGTTGTGATGATCAGTGAACTTTGTTCCccctcattttttatttttttgtgtatgtattgtatcattgctatttttattattgtaatattgttattaatgaTATTGGTATGATAATTTTAAGATTAGGTTCtaatttctgttgtttctaaaGGGCACATTATTATGATGAAGACAGCATATGTGCATTCAAAATCAGAAATCATTTGCTGTGTAACATGTGGCTCCATGTGAGCACACTGCCCCCTGCAGGTAACATTGTATTCATCAAGGTACTGATTggccctcttttttttttatctttctgagTTTTAGCAACCTTCTAAATTTTTAACTCCTTGTTCAATAATCCAAACCAGAAGAAGAAACGGCTCCTGTTTTAGTAGCTTCCATGCAGTGAAATGCACAgctctatttatttatgtactttttaatttgtcttaTGAAtcattgttcctttttttaaaagtgttatccctgtctttttttttttcttttttgttaattGCAGAACTAGTAGCAACTGTGTAAATATGCAGATCCAGTCAGCAGCGTCTCCATTGATATCATTAGACACTCTTTCCGAAGCCCTGAAGGTGCtgaagaccccccccccccccccccccacacacacacacacacacacacacacacacacacacctactcaTGCTGCTTCCACTAATGCTGCCCTCTTAGGTTGCTGTTCACTCCGACTTGTGCGTAGGCTGCGTTATCATCTCTGCTGAACTGTAGTGAACActtggattgtttttttgtttgccgATGAGTCCTCAACACACTGTGATGTATGTCTGTGCTTTATGGACATTTGCTTTTTACACACCGGTCAGTTTAGCTTGCTGACATTTTGTCATACATGCGGTGCTCCTTCTGAAAGGACTTCTGTCTCTccgctgttgttttttttttttttttttttttttttttttttttacgtcggAGCGaagcaggaagaggaaaggCGTGGCTCTGTTGACTGTAACGAGTGGCCTCCCTCCCTTTGCCCATCTTGAAGAAAACGACCTCTGtccttttcccttttctcaCCTTTCCAACGGGCCAGCATTGACACTCACACACCACCCtctctgattttcttttttgtttgttttttgtacaacTCTCACCATCttttgatttcaattttttttgtaaataatgtaaaatgcattttgatatcattgacatgttttgatattttcaaatCACAGCAACAGTTGGTCAGTAACGTGCTGATTCGGGggcgactgtgtgtgtttgttcagagaTGGTGTGTCTTTGATGATGAGCATCAGAAACTGGAGCTGCTATAGACTATTATGCTACTTCACCTCATCACAGACAGACGTGGCGCTTTACTGTGCATCAGAGCTGTACAGCGTCCAGGGGTCTAAGAGGATGAGGGAGGACCATTTTTTGaagtgagtgtgtttgaacGCCTTTAGCTAACTCACtgtcacacacattttcttgacaaatctttaaattaaacatgattATTGTCAAGAtgcctccctcctctgcctctgttcTTGGAAAAAATTTGGAGTGAGGTGGCCAAAAAAGCCACAAAACAGGCATATTTTTCACTATGTATGACAGGGAATTTACAAGAACAGAACGAAAAAAGGAcagtttttcagaataaaactcGTCCCTTCCACGTCTGACTCCGACGAACTGCATTTAACTTCCCTCTTGACACAACTGAAACCGGAAGCAGGGCAAACTGGCTCTCAATCCGACACACCAGACAGACTTTACtatgaaggattttttttaatctatttaaaatGGGGCTGGGGAGAAATGTTTTGGgaaagtaaagagaaaaaaaaattaagggACAGATTTGTTCTTATTGCTGAGAAAGAGGTAGAGAGAGTGCGGGAACGGGTGTTTCCGCCCCTGTACTTTTGAAATACTGTTGTATAAAATGCAGTCGAACTTCTCTCTATCTTCCTGTCCTGTAAGTAAAGCCGTCACAACGTTgatcatttctgtatttctatTGTGCTGATGTATAATACTGTAACATTCAGGGGTAGGGAGGGTAaagagaggatttttttttttttgaggggaGTAAAGATTTTTCTGTTCAGttcctcatttttttcctcttgatgACAAAGCAGTATTGAATATGAGGCAGTCTGTCCATGGGGAGTTGCTTTGTATCTCATGTTAGGGTAGTTTCAGATCCTAAATGTCTCGTgtagtaaaatgagaggttccTTCTTCGTATGTTTCTTTATATTGTAAAATTTctttagacaaaaaaatgttgcttattGGAAAAAAAGGTGGGAAAACTGCAttgataataaatgtttttttgttttttctttgctttcgtTTTAATTTTCATCAAGTTGTCAGTCGTTTTTGCCTGTGTCCCCCTTGTTGTAgatacatattaaaaacaaataaaatgacttcACTCCTTTTGCCAtgaacatgcatgttttttacTGGACAAAATCTCcttttttctagtttttctgTGGATTAACTGATTTATAAAATGGATTCTCGTCACATTTCAACAGACAAACTTTAGAGTCATCGTTCAAAGTATTATCTGTAAAGTTTAGAGTACTGGCTCCATTAGTATTATTACTCAGCATGAGATTACTGTTCAAACTAGTGGTTCCCAATTTAGAGGTCGATTTTCCCAAAACAAATCAGAGAGGTGGTGAAATGGTGGGTATGGATGaagaaaatgcatattttttattttgttttatattttcaaaaaagaaaaagaagctttttttctgcttgccATAACTGGTGAGTTTACCCTCATAAAAACAAACGTCCTTATTGGATTGAATTAGCTTTCAGCTCACTGGGATATGAAAGCTGAGAGGAGGGTCAGCAGCCATAGCTTGGCTAAAGAGGgtcacaataaagaaaaaaagtttaaaacccTTTTTTGACAGTTATCCCCGTTTTTTTGATGAAGCTCAGTTTTTTTTGAATTGTTGTTCAGACAGTTTACCATCAAAGAAGACAAGGAAAACCAGGAAATAATTACATATGAGAACCTAGTGTTTTATTTAtccactttatttctttttacattttgggctTATGTCACATCCCAAATATGAACcaactatatttatttatttatttatttaattttataatacatattttatttcatctcatttaagttttgctttttttt contains:
- the zgc:110158 gene encoding LOW QUALITY PROTEIN: single-stranded DNA-binding protein 3 (The sequence of the model RefSeq protein was modified relative to this genomic sequence to represent the inferred CDS: inserted 1 base in 1 codon; deleted 1 base in 1 codon), producing the protein MYGKGKGAVVPSDSQAREKLALYVYEYLLHVGAQKSAQTFLSEIRWEKNITLGEPPGFLHSWWCVFWDLYCAAPDRRETCEHSSEAKAFHDYSAAAAPSPVMGNMPPNDAMPGGPMPPGFFQGPPGSQQSPTHSPPHNPSNPMMGPHGQPFMSPRYPGGPRPALRMPNQPPXGIPGSQPLLPNSLDPTRPQGHPNMGGPMRMNPPRGMAMGPQNYGGMRPPPNSMGGPMPGMNMGPGGRGPWPGPNANSIAYSSSSPGNYVGPPGGGGPPGTPIMPSPGDSTNSSENIYTMMNPIGPGGNRPNFPMGPGPDGPMGAMGAMEPHHMNGSLGSGDMDGLPKSSPNNMGGMNNPPGTPRDDGEMGGNFLNPFQSESYSPNMTMSV